A genomic region of Papaver somniferum cultivar HN1 chromosome 7, ASM357369v1, whole genome shotgun sequence contains the following coding sequences:
- the LOC113297821 gene encoding probable LRR receptor-like serine/threonine-protein kinase At4g30520: MAFRYYFLLTISLIFIHFSSFSVSYEPRNQEVEALMSIRRTLNDPHGVLNNWDEDSVDPCGWSMITCSPDNLVIGLGAPSQNLSGTLSERIGNLTNLRQVLLQNNNISGRIPLELGLLSKLQTLDLSNNLFSSVVPVTLGQLNSLQYLRLNNNSLSGAFPVSLAKIPQLAFLDLSFNNLSGPVPKFPVRTFNIVGNPLICGSTTSDEGCSGTSPITLSFSLDSSQRKSKTKKVALVVGVSLCSLILLLLAIGLVFWLRKFQKNRTIQNINDKQEEGLINLGNLRQFTLRELQLATENFNTKNILGQGGFGNVYRGRLSDGTIIAVKRLKDINGSTGEMQFKTEVEMISLAVHRNLLRLLGFCSTANERLLIYPYMSNGSVASRLRVKPTLDWNTRKRIALGAGRGLMYLHEQCDPKIIHRDVKAANVLLDDYCEAIVGDFGLAKLLDHADSHVTTAVRGTVGHIAPEYLSTGQSSEKTDVFGFGILLLELITGTRALDFGKSVNQKGAVIEWVKKLQHDKKVEVLVDKDLGINYDLIEVGEMVQVALLCTQNLPAHRPKMPDVIRMLEGDGLADKWEANQKHQRNLIDIKNNNKEGYYSSTADCKKLRYDCDQENDVPRVHDDDDGKMCLMLMDDDDNHSLDVHAMVLSGPR, encoded by the exons ATGGCATTCCGTTACTATTTCTTACTTACTATTTCCTTGATTTTCATCCATTTCTCATCATTTTCTGTCTCTTATGAGCCTCGTAACCAAGAAG TGGAAGCTTTGATGAGCATAAGAAGAACTTTAAATGATCCACACGGAGTTCTTAATAACTGGGATGAAGATTCTGTTGATCCTTGTGGTTGGTCTATGATCACTTGTTCTCCTGATAATCTTGTCATTGGACT AGGAGCTCCTAGTCAGAATTTATCAGGAACTTTATCAGAGAGAATTGGGAATCTTACGAATCTAAGACAAGT GTTATTACAAAACAATAACATTTCTGGAAGAATCCCATTAGAACTTGGGTTACTGTCAAAACTTCAAACATTGGATCTTTCCAATAACTTGTTTTCTAGTGTTGTTCCTGTTACACTCGGTCAGCTTAACTCACTTCAATACCT GAGACTAAACAACAACAGCTTATCTGGAGCCTTTCCTGTGTCTTTAGCGAAAATCCCCCAACTTGCTTTCTT GGACTTGTCATTTAACAATCTCAGTGGACCCGTTCCTAAATTTCCAGTCAGAACATTcaa CATTGTTGGAAATCCATTGATTTGTGGAAGTACAACAAGTGATGAAGGTTGTTCTGGGACAAGCCCTATTACTCTGTCATTTTCTCTGGATTCATCACAGA GGAAATCCAAAACTAAAAAAGTAGCTCTCGTCGTTGGGGTTAGTCTTTGTTCATTAATCCTTCTTCTACTGGCAATTGGACTAGTTTTCTGGTTGAGAAAATTCCAAAAGAACAGAACAATCCAGAACATCAATG ATAAACAAGAAGAAGGGTTGATAAATTTAGGAAACTTAAGACAATTTACATTGAGAGAATTACAATTAGCAACAGAGAATTTCAACACAAAGAATATATTAGGACAAGGTGGATTTGGGAATGTGTACAGAGGAAGATTATCTGATGGAACAATTATTGCAGTAAAAAGATTGAAAGATATAAATGGTTCAACTGGTGAAATGCAATTCAAAACAGAAGTTGAGATGATTAGTTTAGCTGTTCATCGTAACCTACTAAGATTATTAGGGTTCTGTTCAACAGCAAATGAGAGACTTCTCATTTATCCATACATGTCTAATGGAAGTGTTGCATCAAGATTAAGAG TGAAACCAACACTTGATTGGAACACGAGGAAGAGAATTGCACTTGGAGCTGGAAGAGGTTTAATGTATCTTCATGAACAATGTGATCCAAAGATAATTCATCGGGATGTCAAAGCAGCAAATGTACTTCTGGACGACTATTGTGAAGCCATAGTTGGTGATTTTGGTCTTGCTAAGCTGCTTGACCATGCTGATTCTCATGTTACAACTGCTGTTCGTGGTACCGTCGGGCATATTGCTCCAGAGTACCTGTCAACAGGACAATCCTCTGAGAAGACGGATGTTTTTGGGTTTGGAATATTGTTGTTGGAGTTGATTACTGGAACAAGAGCACTTGACTTTGGGAAATCGGTTAACCAAAAAGGGGCTGTCATTGAATGG GTGAAGAAACTACAACATGACAAGAAAGTAGAAGTACTGGTGGACAAAGATCTTGGAATCAATTACGACCTAATCGAAGTGGGAGAAATGGTTCAAGTGGCCCTCCTTTGTACTCAGAACCTTCCAGCCCATCGACCTAAAATGCCGGACGTAATTCGAATGCTTGAAGGTGATGGTCTAGCTGATAAATGGGAAGCCAACCAAAAACACCAAAGAAATCTTATTGATATCAAAAACAATAACAAAGAAGGCTATTATTCTTCAACTGCGGATTGTAAGAAGCTCCGGTATGATTGTGATCAGGAGAATGATGTACCCCGtgttcatgatgatgatgatggtaagatGTGTCTAATGTTAATGGATGATGATGATAATCATTCTTTGGATGTTCATGCTATGGTGCTTTCTGGTCCAAGATAA